One genomic segment of Tripterygium wilfordii isolate XIE 37 chromosome 9, ASM1340144v1, whole genome shotgun sequence includes these proteins:
- the LOC120005703 gene encoding TOM1-like protein 9 isoform X1: MVNSMVERATGDMLIGPDWAMNIDICDILNRDPVQAKDVVKGIKKRLGSKNPKVQLLALTLLETIVKNCGDIVHMHVAEKGTLHEMVKIIRRKPDLHVKEKILILIDTWQEAFGGPRARHQQYYGTYQELLRAGAVFPRRSESSAPVFTPPQTQPLSPYLQNPRNTDFRPEAAESSTESEFPTLSLTEIQNARGIMDVLAEMLNALDPGNKEGLRQEVIVDLVEQCRTYKQRVVHLVNSTTDESMLCQGLALNDDLQRVLAKHEAFASGTPVKTEKPKSEPTGALVDADAPLVDTGDGSKKLDGRSTSSSGAGANPPAAANPIIDLLSSDDFNSPKVENSLALVRLGEPPPTAPASQHNALVLFDMFSDGNNSPNSVNIQPTNVGTQINPLNTSFQQQQNFQSPETGFYQNGNSPNMGSPQYGQSFYAQGTGPSWNGQFVQQQQPASPVSPVSPAYGAQSGGSLPPPPWEVQPDSNLVAGSQLPQPLQVTQVVVTHAQPAPNGMHPQSPQSMGNQQVVGMYIQPITGGQLSAINHQAGQSNQFVGFHPQQVQGGQYMGMVPQLMQSGQMASMYPQQQMYGNQMAGYGYGQQQSVQYLQQQMHGMSVRDDNGITNSSYQVSTSSYLPPMKKTSKPEDKLFGDLVDISKFKSKPTPGKAGSM; this comes from the exons ATGGTGAATTCTATGGTGGAGAGGGCCACGGGCGACATGCTGATCGGGCCTGATTGGGCCATGAATATAGATATCTGTGACATCCTAAACCGCGACCCTGT GCAAGCAAAGGATGTTGTCAAGGGCATCAAGAAACGCCTTGGAAGTAAGAATCCCAAAGTTCAACTTCTTGCTCTAACT CTATTGGAGACAATAGTAAAGAACTGTGGGGACATTGTCCACATGCATGTAGCAGAGAAGGGAACACTTCATGAGATGGTGAAAATAATAAGGAGGAAG CCCGACTTACATGTCAAAGAGAAGATACTGATTCTTATAGATACTTGGCAAGAAGCTTTTGGAGGACCTAGGGCAagacatcaacaatattatggTACATACCAGGAGTTGTTG CGTGCTGGAGCAGTATTCCCTCGGAGATCTGAGAGCTCTGCACCTGTATTCACACCTCCTCAAACACAACCTCTTTCTCCCTATCTGCAAAATCCACGTAATACGGATTTTAGACCAGAGGCAGCTGAGTCTTCTACAGAATCTGAGTTTCCAACCTTGAG CTTGACAGAGATTCAAAATGCTAGGGGTATCATGGATGTCCTTGCAGAAATGCTAAATGCATTGGATCCAGGGAACAAAGAG GGGCTGAGACAGGAGGTTATTGTTGACTTGGTGGAACAGTGCCGTACATATAAGCAAAGAGTGGTGCATCTTGTTAATTCCACCAC GGACGAATCAATGCTATGTCAAGGATTGGCACTTAATGATGACCTGCAACGTGTACTAGCCAAGCATGAAGCCTTTGCTTCTGGGACACCTGTTAAAACAGAGAAACCCAAGTCTGAGCCTACTGGAGCACTAGTAGATGCTGATGCCCCATTAGTTGACACTGGAGATGGCAGCAAAAAGCTTGATGGAAG ATCTACCTCAAGTTCTGGTGCCGGGGCTAATCCTCCGGCAGCAGCCAATCCAATAATTGACCTGCTGAGCAGTGATGACTTCAACTCACCAAAGGTTGAAAATTCATTAGCTCTTGTTCGCCTGGGAGAGCCGCCGCCAACTGCACCTGCATCTCAGCATAATGCCCTTGTACTATTTGACATGTTTTCTGATGGTAACAACAGCCCAAATTCTGTCAATATCCAACCTACTAATGTTGGTACACAAATCAATCCTTTGAACACATCATTCCAACAGCAGCAGAATTTCCAATCCCCAGAAACAGGATTTTACCAAAATGGAAACAGCCCCAATATGGGATCACCACAATATGGGCAGTCATTTTATGCGCAGGGCACAGGTCCTTCCTGGAATGGCCAGTTTGTCCAACAGCAGCAACCTGCCTCACCAGTCTCCCCAGTGTCACCAGCTTATG GTGCTCAAAGTGGTGGATCACTACCACCGCCTCCGTGGGAAGTACAGCCCGACAGTAATTTGGTGGCTGGCTCTCAGCTTCCTCAGCCTTTGCAAGTTACTCAGGTTGTTGTCACACATGCTCAACCAGCGCCAAATGGTATGCATCCTCAATCACCTCAGTCGATGGGAAATCAACAGGTTGTGGGCATGTATATTCAGCCCATTACAGGTGGCCAATTATCAGCAATCAATCATCAGGCTGGACAGAGCAATCAATTTGTTGGTTTTCATCCTCAACAAGTCCAGGGCGGGCAGTACATGGGTATGGTCCCACAGCTGATGCAGTCTGGGCAGATGGCCTCAATGTATCCACAGCAACAAATGTATGGCAACCAAATGGCGGGATATGGATATGGTCAGCAGCAAAGCGTTCAGTACCTTCAGCAGCAAATGCATGGGATGTCTGTTAGAGATGATAATGGTATAACAAACTCTTCGTATCAGGTCTCCACTTCGTCTTATTTACCACCTATGAAGAAGACTTCCAAGCCAGAGGACAAGTTATTTGGAGACCTTGTCGACATATCGAAATTCAAGTCGAAACCTACTCCTGGAAAAGCTGGTAGCATGTAA
- the LOC120005703 gene encoding TOM1-like protein 9 isoform X2, translating to MHVAEKGTLHEMVKIIRRKPDLHVKEKILILIDTWQEAFGGPRARHQQYYGTYQELLRAGAVFPRRSESSAPVFTPPQTQPLSPYLQNPRNTDFRPEAAESSTESEFPTLSLTEIQNARGIMDVLAEMLNALDPGNKEGLRQEVIVDLVEQCRTYKQRVVHLVNSTTDESMLCQGLALNDDLQRVLAKHEAFASGTPVKTEKPKSEPTGALVDADAPLVDTGDGSKKLDGRSTSSSGAGANPPAAANPIIDLLSSDDFNSPKVENSLALVRLGEPPPTAPASQHNALVLFDMFSDGNNSPNSVNIQPTNVGTQINPLNTSFQQQQNFQSPETGFYQNGNSPNMGSPQYGQSFYAQGTGPSWNGQFVQQQQPASPVSPVSPAYGAQSGGSLPPPPWEVQPDSNLVAGSQLPQPLQVTQVVVTHAQPAPNGMHPQSPQSMGNQQVVGMYIQPITGGQLSAINHQAGQSNQFVGFHPQQVQGGQYMGMVPQLMQSGQMASMYPQQQMYGNQMAGYGYGQQQSVQYLQQQMHGMSVRDDNGITNSSYQVSTSSYLPPMKKTSKPEDKLFGDLVDISKFKSKPTPGKAGSM from the exons ATGCATGTAGCAGAGAAGGGAACACTTCATGAGATGGTGAAAATAATAAGGAGGAAG CCCGACTTACATGTCAAAGAGAAGATACTGATTCTTATAGATACTTGGCAAGAAGCTTTTGGAGGACCTAGGGCAagacatcaacaatattatggTACATACCAGGAGTTGTTG CGTGCTGGAGCAGTATTCCCTCGGAGATCTGAGAGCTCTGCACCTGTATTCACACCTCCTCAAACACAACCTCTTTCTCCCTATCTGCAAAATCCACGTAATACGGATTTTAGACCAGAGGCAGCTGAGTCTTCTACAGAATCTGAGTTTCCAACCTTGAG CTTGACAGAGATTCAAAATGCTAGGGGTATCATGGATGTCCTTGCAGAAATGCTAAATGCATTGGATCCAGGGAACAAAGAG GGGCTGAGACAGGAGGTTATTGTTGACTTGGTGGAACAGTGCCGTACATATAAGCAAAGAGTGGTGCATCTTGTTAATTCCACCAC GGACGAATCAATGCTATGTCAAGGATTGGCACTTAATGATGACCTGCAACGTGTACTAGCCAAGCATGAAGCCTTTGCTTCTGGGACACCTGTTAAAACAGAGAAACCCAAGTCTGAGCCTACTGGAGCACTAGTAGATGCTGATGCCCCATTAGTTGACACTGGAGATGGCAGCAAAAAGCTTGATGGAAG ATCTACCTCAAGTTCTGGTGCCGGGGCTAATCCTCCGGCAGCAGCCAATCCAATAATTGACCTGCTGAGCAGTGATGACTTCAACTCACCAAAGGTTGAAAATTCATTAGCTCTTGTTCGCCTGGGAGAGCCGCCGCCAACTGCACCTGCATCTCAGCATAATGCCCTTGTACTATTTGACATGTTTTCTGATGGTAACAACAGCCCAAATTCTGTCAATATCCAACCTACTAATGTTGGTACACAAATCAATCCTTTGAACACATCATTCCAACAGCAGCAGAATTTCCAATCCCCAGAAACAGGATTTTACCAAAATGGAAACAGCCCCAATATGGGATCACCACAATATGGGCAGTCATTTTATGCGCAGGGCACAGGTCCTTCCTGGAATGGCCAGTTTGTCCAACAGCAGCAACCTGCCTCACCAGTCTCCCCAGTGTCACCAGCTTATG GTGCTCAAAGTGGTGGATCACTACCACCGCCTCCGTGGGAAGTACAGCCCGACAGTAATTTGGTGGCTGGCTCTCAGCTTCCTCAGCCTTTGCAAGTTACTCAGGTTGTTGTCACACATGCTCAACCAGCGCCAAATGGTATGCATCCTCAATCACCTCAGTCGATGGGAAATCAACAGGTTGTGGGCATGTATATTCAGCCCATTACAGGTGGCCAATTATCAGCAATCAATCATCAGGCTGGACAGAGCAATCAATTTGTTGGTTTTCATCCTCAACAAGTCCAGGGCGGGCAGTACATGGGTATGGTCCCACAGCTGATGCAGTCTGGGCAGATGGCCTCAATGTATCCACAGCAACAAATGTATGGCAACCAAATGGCGGGATATGGATATGGTCAGCAGCAAAGCGTTCAGTACCTTCAGCAGCAAATGCATGGGATGTCTGTTAGAGATGATAATGGTATAACAAACTCTTCGTATCAGGTCTCCACTTCGTCTTATTTACCACCTATGAAGAAGACTTCCAAGCCAGAGGACAAGTTATTTGGAGACCTTGTCGACATATCGAAATTCAAGTCGAAACCTACTCCTGGAAAAGCTGGTAGCATGTAA
- the LOC120005703 gene encoding TOM1-like protein 9 isoform X3, protein MRAGAVFPRRSESSAPVFTPPQTQPLSPYLQNPRNTDFRPEAAESSTESEFPTLSLTEIQNARGIMDVLAEMLNALDPGNKEGLRQEVIVDLVEQCRTYKQRVVHLVNSTTDESMLCQGLALNDDLQRVLAKHEAFASGTPVKTEKPKSEPTGALVDADAPLVDTGDGSKKLDGRSTSSSGAGANPPAAANPIIDLLSSDDFNSPKVENSLALVRLGEPPPTAPASQHNALVLFDMFSDGNNSPNSVNIQPTNVGTQINPLNTSFQQQQNFQSPETGFYQNGNSPNMGSPQYGQSFYAQGTGPSWNGQFVQQQQPASPVSPVSPAYGAQSGGSLPPPPWEVQPDSNLVAGSQLPQPLQVTQVVVTHAQPAPNGMHPQSPQSMGNQQVVGMYIQPITGGQLSAINHQAGQSNQFVGFHPQQVQGGQYMGMVPQLMQSGQMASMYPQQQMYGNQMAGYGYGQQQSVQYLQQQMHGMSVRDDNGITNSSYQVSTSSYLPPMKKTSKPEDKLFGDLVDISKFKSKPTPGKAGSM, encoded by the exons atg CGTGCTGGAGCAGTATTCCCTCGGAGATCTGAGAGCTCTGCACCTGTATTCACACCTCCTCAAACACAACCTCTTTCTCCCTATCTGCAAAATCCACGTAATACGGATTTTAGACCAGAGGCAGCTGAGTCTTCTACAGAATCTGAGTTTCCAACCTTGAG CTTGACAGAGATTCAAAATGCTAGGGGTATCATGGATGTCCTTGCAGAAATGCTAAATGCATTGGATCCAGGGAACAAAGAG GGGCTGAGACAGGAGGTTATTGTTGACTTGGTGGAACAGTGCCGTACATATAAGCAAAGAGTGGTGCATCTTGTTAATTCCACCAC GGACGAATCAATGCTATGTCAAGGATTGGCACTTAATGATGACCTGCAACGTGTACTAGCCAAGCATGAAGCCTTTGCTTCTGGGACACCTGTTAAAACAGAGAAACCCAAGTCTGAGCCTACTGGAGCACTAGTAGATGCTGATGCCCCATTAGTTGACACTGGAGATGGCAGCAAAAAGCTTGATGGAAG ATCTACCTCAAGTTCTGGTGCCGGGGCTAATCCTCCGGCAGCAGCCAATCCAATAATTGACCTGCTGAGCAGTGATGACTTCAACTCACCAAAGGTTGAAAATTCATTAGCTCTTGTTCGCCTGGGAGAGCCGCCGCCAACTGCACCTGCATCTCAGCATAATGCCCTTGTACTATTTGACATGTTTTCTGATGGTAACAACAGCCCAAATTCTGTCAATATCCAACCTACTAATGTTGGTACACAAATCAATCCTTTGAACACATCATTCCAACAGCAGCAGAATTTCCAATCCCCAGAAACAGGATTTTACCAAAATGGAAACAGCCCCAATATGGGATCACCACAATATGGGCAGTCATTTTATGCGCAGGGCACAGGTCCTTCCTGGAATGGCCAGTTTGTCCAACAGCAGCAACCTGCCTCACCAGTCTCCCCAGTGTCACCAGCTTATG GTGCTCAAAGTGGTGGATCACTACCACCGCCTCCGTGGGAAGTACAGCCCGACAGTAATTTGGTGGCTGGCTCTCAGCTTCCTCAGCCTTTGCAAGTTACTCAGGTTGTTGTCACACATGCTCAACCAGCGCCAAATGGTATGCATCCTCAATCACCTCAGTCGATGGGAAATCAACAGGTTGTGGGCATGTATATTCAGCCCATTACAGGTGGCCAATTATCAGCAATCAATCATCAGGCTGGACAGAGCAATCAATTTGTTGGTTTTCATCCTCAACAAGTCCAGGGCGGGCAGTACATGGGTATGGTCCCACAGCTGATGCAGTCTGGGCAGATGGCCTCAATGTATCCACAGCAACAAATGTATGGCAACCAAATGGCGGGATATGGATATGGTCAGCAGCAAAGCGTTCAGTACCTTCAGCAGCAAATGCATGGGATGTCTGTTAGAGATGATAATGGTATAACAAACTCTTCGTATCAGGTCTCCACTTCGTCTTATTTACCACCTATGAAGAAGACTTCCAAGCCAGAGGACAAGTTATTTGGAGACCTTGTCGACATATCGAAATTCAAGTCGAAACCTACTCCTGGAAAAGCTGGTAGCATGTAA
- the LOC120005704 gene encoding uncharacterized protein LOC120005704 translates to MAGSTMFSRLSTRLGSLSLNLNKANTKAVLPTISPLQSSLESQASSSLKRLSRDSRLPVQLSCLVSMVPLHEAIASARLTSMLSVESQSWGLTPQGISMPL, encoded by the exons ATGGCAGGTTCAACGATGTTTTCACGATTATCGACTCGATTAGGATCTTTATCTTTGAATCTCAACAAAGCAAACACCAAGGCAGTCTTACCCACTATTTCTCCATTGCAGTCGAGCTTAGAGTCCCAAGCTTCCTCCTCATTGAAGCGCCTTTCACGGGATTCAAG aTTACCGGTCCAATTGAGCTGCTTAGTCTCAATGGTTCCATTACATGAAGCAATTGCTTCTGCCCGCTTAACATCAATGCTTTCAGTGGAATCGCAGAGCTGGGGGCTAACTCCACAAG GTATATCTATGCCTTTGTGA
- the LOC120005241 gene encoding protein PEROXIN-4, with protein MQPSRARLFKEYKEVQKEKAADPDIQLVCDESNIFKWNALIKGPSETPYEGGVFQLAFSVPEQYPLQPPQVRFLTKIFHPNVHFKTGEICLDILKNAWSPAWTLQSVCRAIIALMAHPEADSPLNCDSGNLLRSGDIRGYQAMARMYTRLAAMPKKG; from the exons ATGCAG CCATCAAGAGCTAGGTTATTTAAGGAATACAAAGAGGTGCAAAAAGAAAAGGCTGCTGATCCAGATATTCAATTAGTCTGTGATGAATCAAACATATTTAAATGGAATGCTCTTATCAAG GGACCCTCGGAGACGCCTTACGAAGGTGGTGTCTTTCAGCTTGCATTTTCTGTTCCTGAGCAATATCCTTTGCAACCTCCCCAAGTGCGGTTCTTGACCAAAATTTTTCATCCAAATGTGCATTTTAAG ACGGGAGAGATCTGCCTTGATATTTTGAAGAATGCATGGAGCCCAGCTTGGACTCTTCAATCTGTTTGTAGGGCCATTATTGCATTGATGGCCCACCCAGAAGCCGATAGCCCACTAAATTGTGATTCAG GGAACCTCTTACGCTCTGGTGATATACGGGGTTACCAGGCCATGGCAAGAATGTACACTAGACTCGCTGCCATGCCAAAGAAAGGGTGA